Genomic window (Acropora muricata isolate sample 2 chromosome 11, ASM3666990v1, whole genome shotgun sequence):
TGAATGGTAATCATTTAATCTTGTGAGTTATTGATTTACAAGATTTTCCTTgcattgtaatttttttcatagaggtgcattgttttacattttgcaaattaattaaatagGTCAGAAATAATGTTATACGGCTCTGGTACGAATAGTAGTGTTAATTTGTGTGTGTAAAAATCAAGCTGCTATATATGATTATTATAGTTATGCAAAGACTAAAGTCTTATTGTATTGAAAAaacttaataatattatttgctATTCTATAGTTTAACTGTTTAATCGTATCCATTGCATGATGTTTACATTCATTATTTTCCCTCGTTTTGATTTGAtcagtcaattattttttgaaaatgttcacTCAATCCTTTTAAGATCtccatttttattatttgaaattggAGCTTACCATAAGTTCATGTTTGTTTTAGGGTTCATCCTTTGCAGCCACATCAGGGCCGTTGTCACAGGAAGCCCCAGAAGGCTGTGCAAGTTTGATTCCCAGGAGGAAACTAAAAGTTACTTTGTTAAGTAGTGAGTGGGGGTCCACAAAAGGAGGCTTGTCCACGATTAACAGAGAGCTTGCTATTCAGTTGGCAAAGAATGACAATGTGGAAGTTAGCATGTACCTTCCTGCGTGTAGTGCAGAAGATGAAAGAGCAGCTGCTGGCTTAGGTGTCCGTCTTCTTAAAGCAAAGAAGAAGCCTGGATTTAAACCAATTGACTGGTTAGCATCAATTCCAAGAGATCATCATATGGATGTTGTGATAGGTCATGGTATCCATCTCGGTCGGCAGGTTCCTATCATAAAAGACGTACACCCTAACTGCAAATGGATTCAAGTTGTTCACACAGACCCGGAAGAACTTGGCATGTTTAAGGAGTATGATGATTCCACTGCCAAAGGCGAGGAAAAGCACCAAGCTGAGGTTGAACTTTGCAAATTGGCAGATCAAGTTGTGGCTGTAGGACCCAAATTGACCGAAGCCTTTGGTGTCTATTTGCGTTCTTGTGGAAAGGATGAAGATGTCATAAATCTCACCCCAGGcatcttttcagagtttgctAATATAAATCAAGCTGctaaagaaagagaaacatTTCGTGTTTTAGTCTTTGGACGTGGTGATAGTGAAGATTTTGGTGTCAAAGGATATGACCTTGCTGCATGTGCAGTTGCTAAGCTGAAAGAAGAAGGCTCTTTCAAACTCGTGTTTGTTGGTGCACCAGAAGGAAAAGAGGATCAAGTGAAGGAAAGATTCCTTAAAGAAGGCATTTCACCCATTCAACTCATTGTGCGCAAGGCAAAGGACAGAGAACAGCTTGTTAAAGAGTTTTATGAAGCTGACCTTGTTATAATGCCCTCAAGAACTGAGGGTTTTGGTCTGGCTGCACTCGAGGCTTTGTCTGCTGGTCTTCCTGTGCTTGTCAGTGGAAATTCTGGTATTGGCaaggctttgaaaaaggttACCTATGGTTCAAGCAGTGTGGTTAATTTAGAATTCAATAATGAAGATTCAAAGAAGTGGGCAGAGGCAATTAAGGCAGTTTGCAGAAAGGAAAGGGAAGTACGACTGAAGGAGGCTGTTTTGCTTCGTCAAAGCTATGCAGAGAAATACCAGTGGGAAGGCCAATGCAGAACGCTTGTAGACAAGATGTATGAAATGACCAAAGGTCAGTGTTGTGCTTTTATATAACTTTGTTAAACTTTTTTATTTGAGTGTTGTTTTGGCTTGTCTGGCAATCTTTCTTCCTCAATGAGTATCTGTGGAGATCTTAGTGACACATTGGTTTCCCTTTCATTGCTACTGGCATGTGGGGATCCTGGTATCATGCAGATAATCCTTAAGGGACTCCAATATGAATGTGATACGCAAAACACTTGTGAAATTAAGTAagccattttcaaattcacttcAGGTTCTATTTTAAAGCGGGACAGAGTGGGAAGTTATGTTTGTTGTAAATAAGAGTCCTCATTCCAATTGAAAATAGAACTAGTGACCatgttgtaaaaattttaaacTTAAACTCAGtttgaaaagtaaaatttcttTTGCATGAAACtgggtttgttttgaaaatcagaATTTTAACATGTAGCTTAGATGTTCGTGCTAATTGTTTATGTGCAGCTAACCTGTGCAGGTAACATGACAATGTTACATGTTTGTCACAAATTAGTCCTGATTGACTAGTCCCAAAGGTAAACAAGCATGGCGTCaaaaaagcaaggaaaaaaattacagCTCGGCAAAAGTAtggaaaattatttattttagttaCTGAGAAAAAAGAAGAGGCACTGCCTCCCGACACTGTAATATAGTTTTATCATGGAGACAGAGGATAAAAAAACTGACCTGGGTGGGTTTGATATGTCATGGAGAGTGATGAAAGTTGGATTACAACATCCTCATAATGCACTTATCGTTTGCTTTCCCGTTAGTCAACCCCTGGAGCACTCccagtttttttatttgttagtTAATGACTATCTTATTTGGATTCATTAACAGAGACCTCACCAGTGCCAGGTTCAACTGTTGCAGCAGTTAACTCAGGTGAACAAAGACCTAATTCAATTCCAGAAGCGGTTTTCCATCCTGATTTTACAATAATGTAACAGCATATTGTGGGTAACATAGTGAGCTCATGCAGGCAGAGAAAATGCTAAGAAGTCAAGGAAACCAAGATAGTTCACCTTACTGTTTTCCTGTAAAGACTTAAACTTTTATATCTCAATGTCACTACTCCTTTAAGAAATGCAGTCAATGTACCTGCATTTGACACTTCAATAATTTATTCAGGCATGATGCATAGAAATGAATACTACACTGTAACTATTACTGAACTTCATGGTGATCAGTGACCAGCTACAGCAATTTCACATAATGATTAGGAAGCCctaaattaacaataaattcATAAAAATATGAcacttgcttctttttttttttttttttcatacagaAGTTCAAAGAAAAAGGCCCTCGGACCCCATTGTGACCACAACTGAAAGAAGACAACGACAGAAAGCAGAAGTCCCTGAAAGTAAGGCTAAATAGATATTATTATGGCAGGAGAGATAATGTGGTCAAATAAAGAGTCACCCTGGGAATGAGATCGTTTCATAGGAAATGGGAGGGTGCAGACCTTTCCATTATGGCCCACCCATAAGACTGTGTTTAGGTTCCAATTGTCCCACATTTGTTTTCCAACTCAggttttcttgtttctgtgtAAAGTTATCCAATTCAGTTTAATTATGAGAAAACTATTCCATGTCTCCAAAATTAATGCATCGTAGTATATTTTGTTTGCTAGCCGCTTATCACCTTGAATCAAAGAATCCTTGCTTCCATTTTACTAACTTACCTTGataactataattattattaaattatctGTACTTGATTTCCTTTGAAACCAAGCCTCTCACTCTCAAACCTAACAGTGGCCAAAAAATACAACACACTGTTTCTCTGAATATTAATGTCATGCCTCCAAATGTATGTGACATCAGTACATCTTTGAAGGAATGAAGTGAAAACGAAGTTCTCTCCATTAAAATGGACCTTTATCTCATTGTATTCTGTTGAGGATACAGAAAACGACTCAGTCTCTCTAACCTTGATAGCCAAAGGCATCGTAGAAATTCAAATTGGGTCGTCATGCATATGGGACAACTCTTAGTGTGAACTAGTACCTTTAAAGTAACAAAATTCAGACATTAAgcatattaattttataaatgttgatTACTCTCATCACAGTCCTGTGTATTGAATACCCCTTCCACCTTCACAATCAATGCAAAGTATAAACAGTTCAAGTACATGAAGTATTTAAATCACATGTAAAGATGTATTATGTTTGATGTGCCACTTTTTGGCTGCATTCTTTGCAATCATGTATTGGTTCTGAATTACAAGTAGCATCAAAGGAAAGAAGTTGTTTAACTTTGCTTGATTTTTTGAGTGAGTAAATTTCCAATCACAAAGTGTGTAAGAATCTGGCCAATCAAATAAGTGTATAGAAATCCCTGCAAACCTTGAGGCTGAAAGAGCAAGGTTATGGAGCCTTTTGCCCGGGTGAACTACCTTTAGGGTTTTGATCTAGGTTTCGTGTTAGATGCTATAAATCTTCATACCCGTTCATTTTGTATCAAGTCATCTAGAAACATTACCTCATGTACTTAGAAGTTTGGGAGTGCAGTTTAGAAGCATGTGATATAACTGGTCCTTAAAGAAATTTAGGGTGGGGGCAGATGTAGTGACAACtactatttattattataattttcctAGTGAAAGTAATATTGTGCGATTGTTCCTGTGGGTGCAAATTGCTTTCATCAATAAAGTACCTACCCAGGAACTGTACTCTTAGATAGGAATTCCTAGAAGAATTCTACACACTCTATGATTTCAGAAGCTCTTGCTTCTGTACTTTGGAATAAGAATGGGAAATATTCTTTGCATTTCTTATTGACACACTATCAAAAGCTCAGCCTTGCCAGTCAGATATTTTGTAGTTTCATTTGCAGTCTTCATTTTGCATCAtttattcagcagttaagcacACCTTATAACATTTGCTATTAAACATCAGgtacaaacaaaataactaGAGTGTTAACGAattttttcttcagtggctgGTGGAAAGATGGAAGTTTATTCACCTTTCCCTGAGGACGAGCCACCACTGATCAGTTTGGAGCAGATAAAAGCTGGTGATATTGCAAAATCTTTAGAAAAGTGGAGTGATGATCAtctgccaattgatattttgctgTTGACTAGTGTAGAAGGCTCTGATTTCGAGAACTGTTTCTCCTTCCTGGATCaacctttcaaaagttacaaaaaGGAGATTGGTTTTGTGTACTTTGGATACATGGGAGATGCCAGTGACCAAGGAAGACTAAAAGTTGCATTGGTGATTTGCTCTAAAGGAGCTGCAACTCCGGGAGGCGCTTTGACAGTGGTTCGTAATGCAGTTGCAGTCTTGCGACCTAAGGCTGTATTTTCAGTTGGAACTTGCAGTAGTTTAAACTTGGAGAAGGTCAAAAAGGGACATGTAGTCTTATCTTCGAAGCTAACAACTCCACAGGGAATCAAAACGCCTGTCAGCCGACTTCTTGCCAGTCTTGTTCGAGATGCACCCTATGGGTGGGTTGCTCCGTTGAAAAATCCGGGTGAATTAGAAATTAAAGTACATTGCGATGGTGATATCCTGAGCCATTCACTGGGAGAAAAGTGTCAATACGATGATATTTGTAAGGAATATCCTGGGGCAAttgcaattgagacagaaggcgaaggtataattattatcactgaAAATTACATTTAAGTTAATAGTTCGTTTCCAAGGAGACACGATGGTAAGATTTAACATCAAAGAATTCGAACGTAAAAACATTATATATCCAGTGAACTGCAGTCATCTGTTGTGATCAAAACATGAAGTTGTTGACTTCCTAAAAATTTCTGCTGGTTCCTTGCTGTTGTTCAAAGATTTCGTCCCGCAGTTGTATTATTTTGTGATGGTTGCTGCTTTAAGATCCGACAGACAAATTGATATTTCTGCCATAATGTCGCCTTGGTTGGTTTAAGGGGGACACTTCGTGAGAGCTTATTTCAAATGTCCAAAGCAACGTTAATCTCATCATGCCGCTGTACtgaatatttttatatttaGCAAATACATTCTATGTTGCCGTgcttctgttcagtaatagatcacagatgacgtcaaagtgtcgtaagaacaaaaaaaactgatgttcttaccacattttgacgtcctctgtgatctattacttaacagacgcacggcaacgtggaatctatttgttttatgtaataaaaaattaaaatacacggagaAAATGCcttattatttcaaatttcgccactttgacagacacgaaaatagcactgacgtgatcttatgtctatacataatgaagcgaactgattggttgctatgcttagcaaagaattgtgattggttcaaattcaaaattcaaaacttgaatcgagcgctgtcgtcatctatgcgtctgtcctctaatagatcataggcgagaaccactcaaaatgcgagaataacttggtttattatataattaacaaatagattccatgttgccgtgcgtctgttcagtaatagatcacagatgaagtcaaaatgtggtaagaacaaaaaagtggcacacgaggcgcagccgagtctgTCACTTATGTTCTTAcgacattttgacgtcctctgtgatctattactgaacagacgcacggcaacatggaatctatttgtttcatataataaaaaaattaaaatacacggaaaaaatgcccttttacttcaaatttcgccactttgacagacacgaaaatagcactgacgtgatcttatgtctataaaaactgaagcgaactgattggttgctgtgcttagcaaagaattgtgattggttcaaattcaaaattcaaaaaaacttgaatcgagcgctgtcttcatctgtgcgtctgtcctctaatagatcataggcgagaaccaatcagaatgcgagaataacttgggttattatataaacgTGTATGCTTCATGTGGTGTCTCAGTTCTTTGAATTCCCCATTCTAGTCAATGATTATTTCTCTTTGGTTAGCCTGGTTTTTCCTTGTAATTGTATCAAATGCCAACACTCGATATTGGTGGTTTTATTCATTAAGTTGTAATTCTTATGCTGCTGTATTAAGGATTTAAGCCAAATTTTGAAACGTTATATGTTCCTTTGAAACTATCTGTAATTTTCTGAAGCTTTGAACTTGAATTAAATATGTTGCACCTCACTACCTTTGTTTTTAACCTCAGGTGTTTATGCCGCTGCATATGATACAAACATTGAATGGGTGATCGTGAAAGGTGTTGCCAGTTACTTTCATCAAAGGCAGTCTGCAACTCCTAAATGGATGTCTTTTGCGAGCACCATGGCTGCTTCTTTGGTAGCCAAGATGCTAAAGGATATGACAGTTTTCCAGGAATGGCGACACTATGACCAAGGTTAATCTCATCACTGAAAATATTGCTTCTGATTGGATGGAGTGATTCATCCTCGATGCCCCAAACAAGTGAAGTTGTTCGCAGGATAATCAGTTGGAAGATAGagagagtgaaaaaaataatgtgaaaaaaattgcGTCAGTTTGCAGTTGGTACAAAAAGCAGGTCACAGGTATCTAACGTCTCTAAAATTACATACTTAAGTATATATTTCATCTCGAGTAGCGATACTAACTTCATGCCCTGTCACGTCACGTGTCTCTCTACATTTCCTCCCAATGGGGTTCCTGTGGCCGCGTAATGGGGCTCGAAGTTATTGCCGGtgcgaaaaaaaacaacaaaatattcaaaacgaagtaaaacaaacaaagaacgACAACATACATAACAATTTCCCGCGCAATACAAACAAGGAACCTTGGATGGCAATTTGGTGTTGAGCAGTGAAAGTGAGTGTGAGAAAGTCAAAGTGTAATCAATCCAGTGAAGAAGGAAATGCTTAGAGCCAAAAGGTTAAGGAATTCTCTTGTTTGGCGTTTCGAGACATGCAAGACTGAAAGATTGCAATTTGTGAGAGAGTTATAAATTCATTAACTTCTTTATCAAGAAACAAAAGTGAGTAATTTTGGTGCTGATTCTTTATGTTGTGCACGTTTTCCTTCTCGACATAGATCAGCGTTTTAAATATAGCTACTAATAGATCCTGTCATACCTGTCCCTGCTTCCTTCAGCTTATTGGCAGAGAACACACCACGTGACGAGCAGCGGCGCTGGAGTCGAGGCCCGTCACGTGCCCCAAGGGGAGGAAATGCGGAAAGACAAGGTGACTGGCAACCAAGTTTGAGGAGGGCCTGGACCGACGGGGAGATTCCTCGCGTGGAATGTGGCGGACGCGCTTTAGGCTCCTCTCAAAACCTGGTTTCCGGCCTCGTCTCCTCCACATTTTCCTCCCAATGGGCCTGTTTGTGTCCTCGCGATGGGGCTTGACGTTAAATGCCCTTTCAATAATGATCTTTTTGTTACGAGACTCGCGTGCTCACTGGTTAACGTGTTTAAACTAGAAAAACTAATGAAGCGTGGTATTTTGCTCACTTGAGCAAGGTTTTTTGAGTTTTTGAAATCTTGGTAGTTTTATAGAACTGGAATGGAATCGAATTGATAGTCAGCATTTCAAGAACAAAAGGTAAATTGAGggccgtttttttttattattacctttACTCAAGGTGCCGTTATTCAAACTCATAAGCAACAATGTGTCCGCAACATTGTGTCCTCCTTTGCCAGGGCCCTAAGAGACTTTTCTCAAAATAGTCTCCTCAAACTGTTCCACAGTGCCttacaataatttttgcaaaatggtcatattTTCCACTACTCAAATTGGTGGGTGGTTTCTCAGCCATGTTGTACATAGTTGTCTACTCCGCTAATTGAATTGGTTAATTTGTTTAATTGAATTGGttaattggttaatgaactagTAGAAACCTAGAACGGTATATTCCCAGTTGCACAAGTTGGCTGCCATTTTGCACATTAACCGAGTTCTATTGTATAAACATTCAAGCACGATTATTGCCGCTGTTCTGATCGTTTTCCTCAAataaaaattgtccaaaatataAAGAAACCTGTGTTCCTTCAATTGGTGAGTTTTTTTTGTGGAAAAGGGTTTTATTATCCGATATTTGTCCTGCAATTGGTTATTAGGTAGCGACCAATCGAAGCGTGCGAAGAATTAAGCTTATTATTTAAAAGTAATGGCAATACATCTTAGCCTTCACGTTTTAGTTAACTTAGTTAAAATGATTCATTCTATCTAACTCGTTTCAGGTACTTTGATGATGAATCTTTGAATTCCATTGTAGTTTCTCTCTAAATTTTATCCAATAGTTATAATTGTAtaacataaataaatatttgttGCTCCTGGCTGagattgtttattttttttatggtgCAATTCCTTGCTTGACAAACTAACACTGAAGCTGCGAGGTATGACCGAAGGACTGGGACTGAAAATCATACTTAAGCTTGGTATGAGTTTGTATAAGGTAACATCAACTGTCGCTAACGGAAAAAGGTGAAACGGGTTTCAGGTGGGTTTCAAACTGGAGAGAACTCGGCTCTTTGGTCAGTCGAAGTTCAGCGACTGCCCAGGAAGATAAGGAAAAAGTATCCGAGTTAATTATATGATAATTTTGACTCCTGTCAGGATTTCTCGGATTTTTGAGATATGTCTCTGATAGTTCTCAGTTAGATGCATGTGGACTTCAAAAAGGAACATCAGGAAGTGTCCCTCGCTCCTCTAGATATGTATTCACCAACACGTCTGGCGAGAAATACAGACTGAATGAATGTCGaagtgctttttttaattcaactatCAAAGTATCCTGCTAGCAGAGGTTTCTGTCTGACAAGTCTTGGCGCGTGTATGAAGGCGTTCGCGTCTCCGCTTGCATTTCTCGTGGTCGGCTTGTTAACTTCTTCGACACAATTTCAATTTACGATtctgaaaaggctatagcccttgcatggtggccgattttcgaaaacttgtcatttttcgaataggtgttttttttttggagccgtgcTTTGCGTAGTACAACTGGATGAAAGAAACTGGCCAAAGGAAATCTCCTATTTTCTGTATTTCTCACTTTCTATGGGCAAGGCTAAAAGTAGGCGACCCTCTTTCAAATTCTTGATCTGTCGCTGAATCTTTGTTGTGGGCTTTTTTTGGCTTCTTGCCCTCATTCGCGAAAGTCCAGTATTTAAGTGTTCCATTCCCGTTTCGGTTTTAATTTTATCGCTGGTATGTGCGTCGTGCCTTGTCACCCCTCCGTCTCCTccctacaacaacattaattattatgcaaatgtATTCGTTCTCGTAATGTGTCACACCTTGTCGGGGGGGCGGCTTGGCACAGCAAACTCGtgctttctttgattttaagCTTTATTTCTCGGATTTTATGGCGGATTATTACATTAAAGATTTGGAACGTCGAAAGATGAAACTGCAACtctcagaaagggaagaaaaCTTCAAGGACTTGAATTTCCATGCAGCAAACACGCGACCCCCGCAAAAGGTAGGTTTTGTATGAGTTCAA
Coding sequences:
- the LOC136889906 gene encoding uncharacterized protein, producing MATPGSSFAATSGPLSQEAPEGCASLIPRRKLKVTLLSSEWGSTKGGLSTINRELAIQLAKNDNVEVSMYLPACSAEDERAAAGLGVRLLKAKKKPGFKPIDWLASIPRDHHMDVVIGHGIHLGRQVPIIKDVHPNCKWIQVVHTDPEELGMFKEYDDSTAKGEEKHQAEVELCKLADQVVAVGPKLTEAFGVYLRSCGKDEDVINLTPGIFSEFANINQAAKERETFRVLVFGRGDSEDFGVKGYDLAACAVAKLKEEGSFKLVFVGAPEGKEDQVKERFLKEGISPIQLIVRKAKDREQLVKEFYEADLVIMPSRTEGFGLAALEALSAGLPVLVSGNSGIGKALKKVTYGSSSVVNLEFNNEDSKKWAEAIKAVCRKEREVRLKEAVLLRQSYAEKYQWEGQCRTLVDKMYEMTKETSPVPGSTVAAVNSEVQRKRPSDPIVTTTERRQRQKAEVPEMAGGKMEVYSPFPEDEPPLISLEQIKAGDIAKSLEKWSDDHLPIDILLLTSVEGSDFENCFSFLDQPFKSYKKEIGFVYFGYMGDASDQGRLKVALVICSKGAATPGGALTVVRNAVAVLRPKAVFSVGTCSSLNLEKVKKGHVVLSSKLTTPQGIKTPVSRLLASLVRDAPYGWVAPLKNPGELEIKVHCDGDILSHSLGEKCQYDDICKEYPGAIAIETEGEGVYAAAYDTNIEWVIVKGVASYFHQRQSATPKWMSFASTMAASLVAKMLKDMTVFQEWRHYDQG